The DNA segment AAAACGTATCCGTCACCTGCCGGTCATGCAGGATGACGAGCTTATCGGTATTATATCAATCGGCGATCTGGTGAAAGCGATTATCGAAGAACAGCAATTCGTCATCGAACAATTGGTTAGTTACATCAATGGATAACCAATCAACATAGTTTTTATAATCCCATCCTCCCTCAGGGAGTCGCAATACCCATCGCCGTAGAGAGACTCATGCTCAAGACAGTGCAATACAGCATCAACATTGAGCAGCTTCTCACTGTTCCCGCAAAAAAAGTAACGGCACAAGCGGTGAATCCAGTTGGATACGAGATTTATGAGTATGACGGCTTACGCTGGATCCGCTTTGCTGACGGTTCGATTCAATCAGTAATGCTGCTGGATGAGCCTGCTTACCCGCTACTAAGCTACATTCAAGGGCTGATTTGTTCACTCCTGTTTTCCCAGCGACCAAATAAACTCCTCAACCTGGGTTTGGGTTCAGGATCGATTGAAAGATTTATTTTGTCGCAATTTGCCGAGATGGAGTTGGTTTCAGTCGAGATAGACGCCAAATTGATTGAGCTCACCAAACAACATTTCCACATACCCTCAAGCCACAGGGTCATGCAGATGCCGGCGCAGCACTATCTCGAGGTCAATCAGCAAAATTTTGACATATTGATATCCGACGTCTATCCCGGTCAGGAAAGTGCCAGCTCTTATCTCTCCGCAGATTTTATAATGCATGCAGCTCGTGGGTTAAATAAACAGGGTGTGTTTGCTGTCAATCTGCTGCCAAGATCAAAATCAGAAGTGGTTGAGGTGCTAGTCAGGATGCGTAAGACTTTTCCATGGATCTTGATATATGACGTGCCAGATATGAGTAACATGATCCTGTTTTGCAGCCTATCGCGCCCCCCGACCCTGGCCACTTTGAAACAACGCGCCACGCATTTGCGCAACTCGACAGGCCTAGTGGGCCAAGCGGGAAGTTCTGTAACTCTCAGCCAGTCCACAAGCCAAGGTGACAAGGCGTGCGAGCGCAGGACTGGCCGTAGCCAATTCAAGTGAGCACAACACGGTCAGCTTGGCTTGTGGGCTGGCCCATGGGGAGCCCCGCAAAGGGATCAATTCAGCGTTGCGCTTCTTGGAAAGGGCCTGCCATTCCCCGCGAAGCGCGCCTTGCCTTGATCCCTTTGCGGGGCTCTGAGAATTACAGAACTTCCCGCTTGGCCCACTAGACCTGGCGCCTATCTGCACAGAGCTGATAGAGATACCGGTAAAAGATCAATAAACCATCAAATGACAATCCAGGCCATCTCCTGTTGCGCGCATGCCGTATGTAAAAAACAATCACATTGGCGTAAATTATGCGGTAATTCGCGTTCATTTGCGGTTAAATCATTTTCTTCGCTTTTGATATGAGTAAACACAAGAAATGAAACTGATAGAGGTTATCGCGAAAGCCAGCAGCCAACCGACGATTTCCATTATTGCGGAGAAGTACAAGGCAAGGGATTTCAGGCTTGGGCAGGAGGGAGAGGATGGCAGGCAACCGATACGTATGCTGGTCACTGATGAGAACGTGCAACCCGTTCTCGACGCACTGCAGAACATTCTTGGCGCTCAATCAACCGCCCGCATCATCGTATTTCCCGTTGATGCCACCCTGCCCAGGGCAAGGACCGACCAGGAGAGAGAGGAAGACTCCGCCACTTCGACGCGGGAAGCCATGTATGCTGCAGTTGATAAAAATGCCCGCCTTGACACTAACTTTGTCATTCTCGTCATCCTATCCACCATAGTCGCGGCAATCGGCCTGGTGAAAGACAATGTTGCGGTGATCATCGGCGCAATGGTCATTGCCCCCCTATTGGGTCCCAATCTTGCTTTTGGTTTGGGCACTGCATTGGGGGATGTTCACCTGATGAAGAACTCCCTCAAATCCTTACTCACAGGTACCGTTATCGCTATCGGTTTTTCCTTTGTCATTGGGGTACTTTGGCCCTTTGGCCTGGGCAGCCCTGAACTACTCGCACGTACAGAGGTCGGCATGGACTCACTCGCCCTTGCCCTTGCCTCGGGAGCAGCCGCGGCACTCTCACTCACCACCGGGCTTCCGAGTGTATTGGTCGGTGTCATGGTGGCGGTCGCCCTGCTACCGCCAGCCGCTGCGGTTGGCCTGACCCTGGGTCACTGGCGAGCGGACTTGGCGATGGGAGCGGCGCTCTTACTCGTGGCCAATATCGTGTGCGTCAATCTGGCTGCCAAACTGGTATTTTTGGTCAAGGGAATCCAGCCCCGCACCTGGGCCGAAAAGACCAAGGCCAAGCGGGCCATGAGAATCTACATTGCAGTTTGGATTGCTACCTTGGTTCTGGTAGTCCTGGCAATTGTGATGCGCACACAACTCACTAACTGATCAAATGACAAATCTAGTCATCAGTCATAGTACGGCATAGCGCCTTCATCTCTTTTACCGCACGATCCAGACCAAAGAAAAGTGCACGACAAATGATGGCATGTCCAATATTCAGCTCTGTTATGCCAGCGATGTCCACCACGGCTTTGACATTGTGATAATCAAGCCCATGACCGGCATTAACCTGTAATCCAAGGCTGTTTCCATATTCTACAGCTTTGATAATCCGTTCCAGTTCGGCGCGTCTGGCTCGGTCCGATACCGCATCGGCATAGTGGCCAGTATGTATTTCAACCACAGGCGCACCGGTCTCCCTGGCGGCCTCTAACTGCTTGTGATCAGCATCGATAAAGAGTGATACCCGGATGCCGGCATCATCGAGTTCACCGCAATAGTCGGTCATATAGTCAAGATTGCCGGCCACATCCAAACCACCCTCTGTGGTCAACTCTTCACGCTTTTCCGGCACCAAACAGCAATCATGAGGGCTGAATCGAGTCGCGATGGCGGCCATCTCCGATGTTGCAGCCATCTCAAGATTCATCCGAGTTTGTAGCATATCGTTTAAAATCTCCACATCCCTATCCTGGATATGTCTGCGATCCTCCCGTAAATGCAGGGTGATGGCATCTGCACCTGCCTGCTCAGCAACCAGTGCCGCTTGGACAGGTTCCGGATAGCGGGTCCCGCGGGCCTGGCGCAAGGTCGCAACATGATCGATATTGACACCCAGTAAAATCTCGTCTTTGTTCATCTCAGTTAGAACCTTCATCTAGAGGTCTTAAGGTAATCCAGGGCTATTTCAAGGATTGAAATAGTTCTCTGCTTTTAAGGGGCCTGTCCCCCAGATAATAGCTGATGACCCGTCGCATCAACTGTTTTGCTTCTGCCTTCCCCTGCTCATCCAGCCGCTCACCACGATGCAGACAAATCAGTGTCCGCCCATGAATTCCAGCATCTGATTCAGCGCCACCTTGGGCCAACACAGGGCCATGTTCTATATGATAATCATAGGTCTGCTCCGACTCTATCGGTTGATCCGTATCTGCGGTGCGATCCAACAACATGCCATAGCCCAATTCCTTTATGAGACAGACCTCGAAATCACGTAAACATTGATCGGGTGACTCCCCGGAGGCAAGTCTGTCTAGTGTATATTGATAATTGACATACAGGGTTGGATTGGGGTCCCCTCGCTGCAATAGTCGGGTTAATAGCTCATTCAGGTAGATACCGCAATAGATCCTCTCTCCCTGCAATCGATAAGGGCGACCATCCGGCTCTACCTGGGTAAGGCTCTTGACCTCACCCCTACCACTCAATGAAACCCGCAACGGGGAGAATGGTTGCAATAACATCGCACGTGTGGAACGACCGGATTTGGCACCGCGGGCTATCGCCGGCAACCTCCCCTGATCGGCGAGATAGAGCTCTAATAACAGGCTGGTATTACGATAGTCTCTCCGATGTATGACAAATGCCGGTCTCAATTCATTCATCAAGACCCTACTGAGTTTCACCGTAACCTAAACGAACTAATGCTGCCTCATCGCTGGACCAACTCTTTTTCACCTTCACCCAGAGTTCCAAGTGAACCTTGCATGCGAAGAACTGCTGCATCGCCTTTCTCGCCTGGACAGCCACTTCCTTGAGGGCCTGCCCATCTTTACCGATGAGGATTCCCTTCTGCCCGGACTTTTCAACCCAGATCACCGCATTGATTCGATACAGCCCTGACAGCTCCTCAAAACGTTCGATTTCAACTGACACCACGTAGGGCAGTTCCTTGGCATATCTCCTGGTAATCTGTTCCCGTATCATCTCAGCCGCGAAGAATTTTTCGGGTCTGTCGGTCAACTGGTCTTCTGGATAGAAGTTATCAGCTTCCGGCAGTGCCCGCAGCACCAATTCTTGCAGTGTATCCAGATTTCTGCCATTTTTAGCCGACACCGGAACAATGTCAACAAAGGAATGTCGCTCAGCCATGTCAGAGAGATAGGGCAATAAGCGTTCTTTCTGTTTGATACGATCGACCTTGTTGACAGCGATTATGGTTGGGGTTTCGATCTGTTTTATCAAGGCCAACA comes from the Candidatus Thiodiazotropha sp. CDECU1 genome and includes:
- a CDS encoding methyltransferase, whose product is MLKTVQYSINIEQLLTVPAKKVTAQAVNPVGYEIYEYDGLRWIRFADGSIQSVMLLDEPAYPLLSYIQGLICSLLFSQRPNKLLNLGLGSGSIERFILSQFAEMELVSVEIDAKLIELTKQHFHIPSSHRVMQMPAQHYLEVNQQNFDILISDVYPGQESASSYLSADFIMHAARGLNKQGVFAVNLLPRSKSEVVEVLVRMRKTFPWILIYDVPDMSNMILFCSLSRPPTLATLKQRATHLRNSTGLVGQAGSSVTLSQSTSQGDKACERRTGRSQFK
- the era gene encoding GTPase Era yields the protein MSKSKNHCGYAAIVGRPNVGKSTLLNRLLGIRLAITSHKAQTTRHTILGINTLPAGQVIYVDTPGIHARSDNAMNRYLNRTAKTALVDVDLLIFVVEALSWTSEDEKVLALIKQIETPTIIAVNKVDRIKQKERLLPYLSDMAERHSFVDIVPVSAKNGRNLDTLQELVLRALPEADNFYPEDQLTDRPEKFFAAEMIREQITRRYAKELPYVVSVEIERFEELSGLYRINAVIWVEKSGQKGILIGKDGQALKEVAVQARKAMQQFFACKVHLELWVKVKKSWSSDEAALVRLGYGETQ
- a CDS encoding TIGR00341 family protein, which translates into the protein MKLIEVIAKASSQPTISIIAEKYKARDFRLGQEGEDGRQPIRMLVTDENVQPVLDALQNILGAQSTARIIVFPVDATLPRARTDQEREEDSATSTREAMYAAVDKNARLDTNFVILVILSTIVAAIGLVKDNVAVIIGAMVIAPLLGPNLAFGLGTALGDVHLMKNSLKSLLTGTVIAIGFSFVIGVLWPFGLGSPELLARTEVGMDSLALALASGAAAALSLTTGLPSVLVGVMVAVALLPPAAAVGLTLGHWRADLAMGAALLLVANIVCVNLAAKLVFLVKGIQPRTWAEKTKAKRAMRIYIAVWIATLVLVVLAIVMRTQLTN
- the pdxJ gene encoding pyridoxine 5'-phosphate synthase → MNKDEILLGVNIDHVATLRQARGTRYPEPVQAALVAEQAGADAITLHLREDRRHIQDRDVEILNDMLQTRMNLEMAATSEMAAIATRFSPHDCCLVPEKREELTTEGGLDVAGNLDYMTDYCGELDDAGIRVSLFIDADHKQLEAARETGAPVVEIHTGHYADAVSDRARRAELERIIKAVEYGNSLGLQVNAGHGLDYHNVKAVVDIAGITELNIGHAIICRALFFGLDRAVKEMKALCRTMTDD
- the recO gene encoding DNA repair protein RecO, encoding MNELRPAFVIHRRDYRNTSLLLELYLADQGRLPAIARGAKSGRSTRAMLLQPFSPLRVSLSGRGEVKSLTQVEPDGRPYRLQGERIYCGIYLNELLTRLLQRGDPNPTLYVNYQYTLDRLASGESPDQCLRDFEVCLIKELGYGMLLDRTADTDQPIESEQTYDYHIEHGPVLAQGGAESDAGIHGRTLICLHRGERLDEQGKAEAKQLMRRVISYYLGDRPLKSRELFQSLK